The following nucleotide sequence is from Peribacillus sp. ACCC06369.
TAATCGAATCCGCCCCAGGAGTGTCAACAAGGACCATCCCCTGCTTTGTCATTTCACAGTCATATCGCAATTCAATCAAATCAACAAGACATGACTTGGACTCTTCCGCAGCAAAACGTTTAAACCCATCAAGATCTACCGTAACCACATTTCCTAAATCATATTGGTGCTCGGACAGCCCTTGATGAAACGCCCTAAGGAAGGATAAATGCGTTTTCCCTTTATCAACTTCCCCCGCCTTCGCAATGATTTGTCCTGCTAGCTGAAGTGCTTCATCCAGAGTCTTGGCCGATTTATCAAAAGCTGCCAAAGCCAAGCTTACATCTTCCAACAGCATCGCTTCCGTCTTTAATTTGACGGTTGCCGTCCCATGTGGATGCTCAGCGTCTGAAGCCATGATTTTATTGATTGCAGCAGTTGTCGGATTAGGTGAAACAGGAAGGACACTTTCTCCCATCAACGCATTGGCAAAGGAAGATTTGCCTGCACTGAATGCACCGAAGAGGGCAACCGTGAAAGTCTGCTGTTCCAAGCGATTCGCCTTATCCGTCAATTCTTTATAAAGTGATTGAAACCCTTTCAAAGGTTGTATCAGCTTGGCCGCCTGATGTAAACCGGCTGCTGTCTCCATTAGCTTTTCTTTTCCGCGTAAATCAAAAGCACCAGATGAAGAAACAGCCACAGAAGGTACAGCCTTATTTTCTTTATCATGATCTTGTTCAGGTTGTTCGTTGACGTGCTTTGAATTACTTCCTTTATCGGTTTTCATGATTTTGACTGTAATATTTTTTTCTTCCTCTTCCCATTGAGTTAAAAGCGTATCAATATCACGTTCATCGATCAATGATTCAGATTGATTGGCTATGGCCTCTAAACGTTCCGTTTGGTACTCGATTTCCGCGTTCATCGCCGCAGTAACTTTAAGGGCTTCCGCAAATTCAGAAAAACCTTCAAGCTCTTTATCGATGGATATAGACTGCTGTTCGACTATTCCTTCCATTACCGCAACCATACCATTCAAAAATCCTTCTGATACATCACGTGCTTTCTTTTTGATGGCTGCGGCCAAATCATTCGTATAGTTTAAAACGTATTCACCTGTAATATCGACTTGAGGCTTCAAAGAGTTTTTTATGTAAGCTTCCGTAACCTCGATTTGAAGTGCCTGAGCTTTACTTTCAAGTGTTGAATCATGGATCTCCGCTTTATTAAGCGTTTTAGCCGCTAATTCTTTAAGATGCCATTCAAGCTGGGTCTTCACCTTTTCTTGTAAATCAGTCAAGAATGCTTTGATGCGTTCCCCACGTTCTGCCTCCGTTTTTTTCTTGGCAAATAATAGACCCATTTTAAAGTCAGGCTGCGCCGATTCCAAGAATGATTTACCTAGGTCCCGTGTAGCCGCGGGCATGATGTACGCACTTTTCAATATTGTTTCCAATGCTTCAGCATATTGGACTTTGATGTCCTCTATACGTCCAGTCAATGAATTTTTTTCTTTTATTAGGCTGTCCACTTGATTCGTCAGATGAATTCGCTCTTCATGAGGAAGTTCCGATAATACTTCAAAATCATCGGCATGTGCCTCTTCATATTGGTCCTTCAGCCAAATAAGATGCCTTTCGACTAGGGCTTTAGCCGATTGCATGATGGCATCTTTCCCATCATTTTGACCTTTGCCCGCCATTTCATAGATAAACTGCCGGACCACTTCTATTTCATTTTCGCTATTGTTCAAATCTCTTACAGATGTATAAAAAATGCCATCAGGATAAACATTCCAGTTCGCAAATGCTTCAGAAACGGAAAGCTTGAAGTCTTGAAAGCTAAGCTCGGTCTCATCATGCTTATCGATCATATTGATAATTAAGTATGTCGGCTTTTCAGCCTCCAACAATTCTTTTGTGAATAGGAAATTCACTTCTGACTGGACGTGATTATAATCCATAACATAGAAGACGACATCAGCTAGATGCAAGGCAGATTCCGTAGAAACTCTATGTGCATCGTCTGTCGAATCGATTCCTGGCGTATCCATGATTGCACATGAATCCGGCAGTGAAAAATGATTGGAACTTATCGTTATTGCCGATACTGAATCACCATCCTTGGCAAATTTCTTCACCTCTTTAAAATCATAAGGTGCCGGAAATAAGACTGGTGGCTGTTGATGGTAAAAGACTTTGGCATAGTCTTCCCCTTTTTGGACTTTTACCGTATTTGCACTCGTTGGAATCGGACTTGATGGCAATACTTGATCACCGAGGAGAAAGTTGATCATACTTGACTTGCCCGCTGAAAAATGGCCGCAAAAAGCAATGATGAACTCCTCATCATTCACTTTCATGATTAACTGTTTCATTTTACCGGCATTGCCTGTATCACCTGCCGATTGGAATTTCTCATACATGGCAGTCAAAATCCCCAATTTGGACTGTTGCTTTAATGTTTCTTGAATCATGAATCCATACCCCTTAACTATCGTCATTTTGATACTCTTATTGTAAACGATTTCGTTTATTATTCATACCATCAGCTTTAGTTTTACTATATGATTCATTACAGGCCGTGTTCAAAAAAAAAACCGCCGTTTGGCGGATTCATCTAGTTTGATTATATAATCGTCGTGAATGCAAAAAAAACCAGGTGTTTACCTGGTTGTAGGGGTGGGGTTAAATGCAGCTCGGTTTTCCATTGTTGACTCCGTATAAGGTTTTACTGCCTTTGCCGGTTTTTGAATATTATTTAATACATATTTCATCACA
It contains:
- a CDS encoding dynamin family protein, translated to MTIVKGYGFMIQETLKQQSKLGILTAMYEKFQSAGDTGNAGKMKQLIMKVNDEEFIIAFCGHFSAGKSSMINFLLGDQVLPSSPIPTSANTVKVQKGEDYAKVFYHQQPPVLFPAPYDFKEVKKFAKDGDSVSAITISSNHFSLPDSCAIMDTPGIDSTDDAHRVSTESALHLADVVFYVMDYNHVQSEVNFLFTKELLEAEKPTYLIINMIDKHDETELSFQDFKLSVSEAFANWNVYPDGIFYTSVRDLNNSENEIEVVRQFIYEMAGKGQNDGKDAIMQSAKALVERHLIWLKDQYEEAHADDFEVLSELPHEERIHLTNQVDSLIKEKNSLTGRIEDIKVQYAEALETILKSAYIMPAATRDLGKSFLESAQPDFKMGLLFAKKKTEAERGERIKAFLTDLQEKVKTQLEWHLKELAAKTLNKAEIHDSTLESKAQALQIEVTEAYIKNSLKPQVDITGEYVLNYTNDLAAAIKKKARDVSEGFLNGMVAVMEGIVEQQSISIDKELEGFSEFAEALKVTAAMNAEIEYQTERLEAIANQSESLIDERDIDTLLTQWEEEEKNITVKIMKTDKGSNSKHVNEQPEQDHDKENKAVPSVAVSSSGAFDLRGKEKLMETAAGLHQAAKLIQPLKGFQSLYKELTDKANRLEQQTFTVALFGAFSAGKSSFANALMGESVLPVSPNPTTAAINKIMASDAEHPHGTATVKLKTEAMLLEDVSLALAAFDKSAKTLDEALQLAGQIIAKAGEVDKGKTHLSFLRAFHQGLSEHQYDLGNVVTVDLDGFKRFAAEESKSCLVDLIELRYDCEMTKQGMVLVDTPGADSINARHTGAAFEYIKNSDAILFVTYYNHPFSRADREFLIQLGRVKDSFAMDKMFFIVNAVDLAQTTDELDEVKEYVTDQLNGFGIRFPKLFPLTSKGALMEKQMPGSFKHSFLPNSGISEFQDQFDSFIENDLTGLAIESAQAAVKRTEELLRDVITASRQDEKTKRKALESLSHEAQSISELLSVIKGDAEKQRLKKEIDELTFYSKQRVFFRFNDFFKESFNPAVLKDDGGDLKIVLKQAMKNLLDALGFDLAQEMRATALRTEMFVNKLLNEKQGSLLQQIQKVRKNLSLQPYEPNERESLEFTGAFVQLDTDEFKKELALFKNPKSFFEKNEKLKMSEGLQKRLDEPAIMYVKGQGERIFEMYNEVLDQELLSIQKEFMREISDIFAGLRAALEETVDLPYYENAVAELAKMHSK